One part of the Aspergillus luchuensis IFO 4308 DNA, chromosome 5, nearly complete sequence genome encodes these proteins:
- a CDS encoding tyrosinase family protein (COG:S;~EggNog:ENOG410PNG9;~InterPro:IPR008922,IPR002227;~PFAM:PF00264;~SECRETED:SignalP(1-17);~go_function: GO:0016491 - oxidoreductase activity [Evidence IEA]): MMLSAFWVLASIGLASTSETPASDAVTSLDPGLFSGGCTPEKMSIRKEWRNMTEVEQKSYLKGVNCLMDLPAQTGLEATTNRFSDLQALHRALTDTPVGDIIHSVGQFLPWHRYFLHIYETLLKEQCGYTGPMAWWNEAYDTDSGNLFRSEMWDADAFGGNGTEPDGCVTDGAFAYYTEHIGPQEQNTVFCMNRSWGNYEAILNTTGAAVAHCNTFDSYDEYFACIAATPHRGGHWAVGGVMADVKTSPGDPLFYLHHGYIDRLWYRWQMHDPAKRLWDMGGPAINESANVEPASGWPQTTLNYTLTTFDIMPDVTVADVMNPVGGYLCYNYEA, encoded by the exons ATGATGCTTTCCGCCTTTTGGGTTTTGGCCTCCATCGGGCTGGCCTCTACCAGCGAAACACCAGCTTCTGATGCTGTGACCAGCCTTGATCCAGGGTTGTTCTCAGGCGGATGTACGCCAGAGAAGATGAGCATTCGAAAGGAGTGGCGGAATATGACCGAGGTCGAACAGAAAAGCTATCTCAAGGGAGTCAATTGTTTGATGGATCTTCCTGCGCAAACGGGGCTAGAGGCCACCACGAACCGCTTCAGCGATCTGCAGGCTTTGCACCGTGCCCTTACTGACACCCCGGTGGGTGACATTATCCATAGTGTG GGACAATTCCTGCCCTGGCACCGATACTTCCTGCATATATATGAAACATTGCTGAAGGAGCAGTGTGGCTATACCGGCCCAATGGC atggtggaacGAGGCATACGATACGGATTCCGGGAATCTGTTCCGGTCGGAGATGTGGGATGCAGATGCGTTTGGTGGCAATGGCACGGAACCTGATGGATGTGTGACCGATGGGGCCTTTGCGTACTACACGGAACATATTGGTCCCCAGGAACAAAACACGGTGTTCTGCATGAACCGCAGCTGGGGAAATTACGAGGCGATATTGAATACTACTGGTGCGGCAGTCGCCCACTGCAATACATTCGACAGCTACGACGAATACTTCGCTTGCATTGCCGCCACGCCTCACCGAGGAGGTCACTGGGCGGTTGGTGGAGTG ATGGCGGATGTAAAAACCTCTCCTGGTGACCCGCTCTTCTATCTGCACCATGGCTACATCGACCGTCTGTGGTACCGGTGGCAGATGCATGATCCCGCCAAGCGTCTGTGGGACATGGGTGGCCCTGCCATCAATGAATCGGCCAATGTCGAGCCCGCATCAGGCTGGCCGCAGACGACCCTCAATTATACCTTGACCACATTTGATATAATGCCGGATGTCACGGTAGCCGACGTGATGAACCCCGTTGGGGGATACCTCTGCTATAACTATGAAGCCTGA
- a CDS encoding Zn(II)2Cys6 transcription factor domain-containing protein (COG:S;~EggNog:ENOG410PQK1;~InterPro:IPR036864,IPR001138;~PFAM:PF00172;~TransMembrane:1 (i202-219o);~go_function: GO:0000981 - DNA-binding transcription factor activity, RNA polymerase II-specific [Evidence IEA];~go_function: GO:0008270 - zinc ion binding [Evidence IEA];~go_process: GO:0006355 - regulation of transcription, DNA-templated [Evidence IEA]), which yields MNRKQPPRRHACVRCVRLKVRCVPVPPTGTCVRCTRLGQPCSLPESSHITRPRKTRIDALQEQIDNLAAQLGQKQGESSHHGSLSSATPSTHPPDSPRLYHRRESSRPSDEASGDPVLGGLVTLREADELMDKFRTQKMAQFPFVMVSSDMEIEVLRQRSPFLLLCIVTVCMEHKPLLQHKLEALVRETAATRLIAKGERNLDLLLGLLVHCAWFHYHWRTPHIHKYMLLEMAHMVVVDLGIDKDENIRMQPIPPEPADNQRHHSNPTEQRALLGCYHLCCTSTLFRRQVTMRHTRWIAQCVEDLARKPEYPSDVLLGDYILSNNFLRRTQCVFDEDVCLCSYHPRDASWEQIVESIERQERQTEDQLSRLASCDNWALRLELTALTTLTLGQAVQRRRDVFRLREINRLQHLTASAHRVLATYLQVPADVAVHLPASSYYTLWYVMLVLAKVSLLFGNYNHPTPEIDSRRVHEDVLATMRKIASLSLGDDIWSNCRVISMVAWLEKSKSEAQRQCSISHVVQQPSEAYGPPRHPVSWQGPPPSIIFDSQPHWTPSQLPMQPEPAVYLETLMHNDWDTGIWRQTLEAFTMFGPPTPQSQMSLQSPVVI from the exons ATGAATCGCAAGCAGCCACCGCGACGCCATGCCTGCGTCCGATGTGTCCGATTGAAAGTCCGCTGCGTGCCTGTTCCCCCCACAGGCACGTGCGTCCGCTGCACCCGTTTGGGCCAGCCATGTTCGCTGCCTGAGTCCTCCCATATCACTCGTCCCAG GAAGACCCGCATTGATGCCCTTCAGGAGCAAATTGATAATCTAGCAGCGCAACTGGGCCAGAAG CAAGGTGAATCGTCCCACCACGGCAGTCTCTCCAGTGCAACTCCGTCCACGCACCCACCAGACTCGCCGCGACTCTACCACCGCCGGGAAAGCTCTCGACCGAGCGATGAGGCTTCGGGGGATCCCGTTCTCGGCGGGTTGGTCACCCTACGCGAGGCTGATGAGCTTATGGACAAGTTCCGGACCCAGAAAATGGCCCAGTTCCCCTTCGTCATGGTGTCCTCCGATATGGAGATCGAGGTCCTCCGCCAGCGCTCGCCTTTCCTCCTGCTGTGCATCGTCACCGTGTGTATGGAACACAAACCCCTCCTGCAACACAAACTGGAGGCTCTCGTTCGCGAAACGGCGGCCACTCGTCTCATCGCTAAGGGCGAGCGCAATCTCGATCTCCTCTTGGGGCTCCTCGTTCATTGCGCATGGTTTCATTATCACTGGCGGACCCCACATATCCATAAGTACATGCTACTTGAAATGGCTCACATGGTGGTCGTCGATTTGGGCATCGACAAGGACGAGAACATCCGGATGCAGCCTATCCCTCCAGAGCCCGCGGACAACCAACGCCATCATTCGAATCCCACGGAGCAGAGGGCTCTGCTAGGTTGCTACCATCTGTGTTGCAC ATCGACTCTATTTCGCCGACAGGTGACGATGAGGCACACTAGATGGATTGCCCAGTGTGTGGAGGATCTTGCTCGGAAACCAGAATACCCCAGCGATGTCCTCCTGGGGGACTATATCCTCTCCAACAATTTCCTGCGACGTACGCAATGTGTTTTCGATGAAGACGTATGCCTCTGCTCCTACCACCCTCGGGATGCGTCATGGGAGCAGATCGTAGAATCCATCGAACGACAAGAGAGACAGACCGAGGACCAGCTATCACGACTCGCCTCGTGTGACAATT GGGCCCTTCGTCTGGAGCTCACCGCACTCACCACCTTGACCTTGGGTCAAGCAGTGCAGCGCCGCAGAGACGTATTTCGACTTCGGGAGATCAATCGGCTGCAGCATCTTACGGCCTCCGCTCACCGGGTTCTTGCCACGTATCTCCAGGTGCCAGCGGACGTGGCGGTGCACCTGCCGGCTTCCTCATATTATACCCTTTGGTATGTGATGCTGGTTCTTGCCAAGGTAAGCCTGCTATTTGGAAACTACAACCATCCTACACCAGAGATAGACAGCCGGCGCGTCCACGAGGACGTTCTGGCCACAATGCGGAAGattgcttctctctctcttggtGATGATATCTGGTCGAACTGCCGTGTGATAAGCATGGTGGCATGGCtagagaaaagcaaaagtGAAGCGCAGCGCCAGTGTAGTATCAGTCATGTGGTGCAACAACCGAGCGAGGCTTATGGTCCGCCTCGACACCCTGTCTCATGGCAGGGCCCGCCCCCTTCGATCATTTTCGACTCACAGCCCCACTGGACACCAAGTCAATTACCCATGCAGCCAGAACCTGCTGTATATCTTGAAACTCTGATGCACAACGACTGGGACACCGGCATTTGGCGTCAGACTTTGGAAGCTTTCACTATGTTCGGACCTCCCACTCCACAGAGCCAGATGAGCTTACAATCGCCAGTGGTGATTTGA
- a CDS encoding polysaccharide lyase family 1 protein (CAZy:PL1;~COG:G;~EggNog:ENOG410PIPP;~InterPro:IPR012334,IPR002022,IPR011050;~PFAM:PF00544;~SECRETED:SignalP(1-19)), with product MKYAAALTAVAALAARAAAVGVSGTPEGFASSATGGGDATAVYPTTTDELVSYLGDDEARVIVLSKTFDFTDTEGTTTTTGCAPWGTASGCQLAINKDDWCTNYEPDAPTTTVTYNTAGELGITVNSNKSLIGEGTSGVIKGRGLRMVSGVSNIIIQNIAVTDINPEYVWGGDAITLDDADLVWIDHVTTARIGRQHYVLGTEADNRVSITNNYINGESDYSATCDGHHYWNVYLDGASDKVTFKGNYLYKTSGRAPKVQDNTYLHILNNYWENNSGHAFEIGSGGYVLAEGNYFSNVDTVLESDSFEGALFSSDSASSTCESYIGRSCVANVNGGDLTGSSTTVLSNLSSDTLPSADAASTSPASSAGQGNL from the exons ATGAAGTACGCTGCTGCTCTTACGGCTGTTGCCGCCCTCGCTGCCCGCGCCGCTGCTGTCGGTGTCTCCGGCACTCCCGAGGGTTTCGCTTCCTCCGccactggtggtggtgatgccaCTGCCGTCTaccctaccaccaccgatgaGCTGGTCTCTTACCTCGGTGACGACGAGGCCCGTGTCATTGTCCTGTCCAAGAC TTTCGACTTCACTGACACTGAgggtaccaccaccaccaccggctgTGCTCCCTGGGGTACTGCCTCCGGCTGCCAGCTGGCCATCAACAAGGACGACTGGTGCACCAACTACGAGCCCGAtgctcccaccaccaccgtcacctA CAACACTGCTGGTGAACTCGGTATCACCGTCAACTCCAACAAGTCCCTGATCGGTGAGGGTACCAGCGGTGTCATCAAGGGCCGTGGTCTCCGCATGGTCAGCGGTGtctccaacatcatcatcca GAACATTGCTGTCACCGACATCAACCCCGAGTACGTCTGGGGTGGTGACGCCATCACTCTCGACGACGCTGACTTGGTCTGGATTGACCACGTTACC ACTGCCCGCATCGGTCGCCAGCACTACGTCCTCGGTACCGAGGCCGACAACCGtgtctccatcaccaacaactACATCAACGGCGAGTCTGACTACTCTGCTACTTGCGACGGCCACCACTACTGGAACGTGTACCTCGACGGTGCTAGCGACAAGGTCACCTTCAAGGGCAACTACCTGTACAAGACCTCCGGCCGTGCCCCCAAGGTCCAGGACAACACctacctccacatcctcaacaACTACTGGGAGAACAACTCGGGCCACGCTTTCGAGATCGGCTCCGGTGGCTATGTCCTCGCTGAGGGTAACTACTTCTCCAACGTTGACACCGTCCTCGAGTCCGACTCCTTCGAGGgtgctctcttctcctctgacagcgcctcctccacctgcgAGTCCTACATTGGCCGCTCTTGCGTTGCCAACGTCAACGGCGGTGACCTCACCGGCAGCTCCACCACCGTCCTCTCCAACCTCAGCAGCGACACCCTCCCctctgctgatgctgccagCACCAGCCCCGCCTCCAGCGCTGGTCAGGGTAACCTGTAA
- a CDS encoding uncharacterized protein (COG:F;~EggNog:ENOG410Q1I2;~InterPro:IPR000845,IPR035994;~PFAM:PF01048;~go_function: GO:0003824 - catalytic activity [Evidence IEA];~go_process: GO:0009116 - nucleoside metabolic process [Evidence IEA]), with translation MSPPLPDLTHDDYTIACICPMGVELAAVEGMMDEQHPNIPSSIDKNTYTFGRMGVHNIVVAVMPEAGNDRAAAVATQLSNDFRSIKFCLLIGIGGGIPDLARDIDIRLGDVVVSWPSNRFGGVVQFDRGKDHSYNQFERTGMLQKPPDILLSTVQRLEALHARVDSRIPVFLEEMLARFPKMRKRNYVYQGATKDQLFWMEYEHIGGTDCGNCDSSQTVEREVRDDSTPMIHYGTIGSSNVVIRDSVKREILKADLGILCVEMEAASFINNFSCLVIRGICDYADSHKNKAWQPYAAATAAGYVKELLSLIPSL, from the coding sequence ATGAGTCCACCACTTCCCGACCTGACTCATGATGACTACACCATCGCATGCATCTGCCCCATGGGCGTTGAGCTTGCAGCTGTCGAAGGAATGATGGATGAGCAGCATCCGAATATTCCATCCAGCATTGATAAGAACACCTATACATTCGGACGCATGGGAGTACATAATATAGTAGTGGCAGTAATGCCAGAAGCAGGCAATGATCGTGCCGCAGCGGTGGCAACGCAACTATCAAACGATTTCCGATCAATTAAGTTCTGCCTCTTAATTGGAATTGGTGGTGGCATCCCGGACCTTGCGAGAGACATTGACATCCGACTCGGGGATGTGGTAGTCAGCTGGCCATCAAATAGGTTCGGAGGCGTGGTACAATTCGATCGCGGGAAGGACCATTCTTATAACCAGTTCGAGCGCACAGGAATGCTACAGAAGCCCCCAGATATCCTCCTGTCTACCGTGCAGAGACTGGAAGCCCTCCATGCCCGGGTAGACAGTCGAATTCCTGTCTTCTTGGAAGAAATGCTTGCGAGATTcccgaagatgaggaagcgAAACTATGTTTATCAGGGAGCCACGAAGGACCAACTGTTCTGGATGGAGTACGAACATATTGGGGGCACTGACTGTGGAAATTGTGATTCAAGCCAAACCGTCGAACGCGAAGTTCGAGATGATTCAACTCCTATGATTCACTACGGAACGATCGGATCATCAAATGTTGTCATACGGGACAGCGTGAAGAGGGAGATCTTGAAGGCTGACTTGGGCATTCTCTGTGTTGAGATGGAAGCAGCGAGCTTCATTAACAATTTCTCTTGTTTGGTTATTCGTGGCATCTGTGATTATGCGGATTCACACAAAAACAAGGCATGGCAGCCTTATGCTGCCGCTACGGCTGCTGGGTATGTGAAGGAGTTGCTTTCTCTGATCCCTTCTCTGTGA
- a CDS encoding uncharacterized protein (COG:L;~EggNog:ENOG410Q6I3): MPSPATTSPFGFMAQYQAQGLITDEGFKAFRDAYTGHLPDVKMYVAEEDGMHVFYYNAGLETGGAVFRTNRADAVASILHMVQDNGGEIEKVSIDVIGARAGLEVQTLNDYFPVYAGADATAHLVDLKGGPCYGTLGVGVDTELGYKDQSVGCKVLGCGMRVGRVCEISAFGSKIGIDWGKLF, from the exons ATGCCTAGCCCTGCAACTACCAGCCCTTTTGGCTTTATGGCTCAGTACCAAGCCCAGGGTCTTATTACG GATGAGGGCTTCAAAGCCTTCAGAGACGCGTACACGGGGCATCTTCCAGACGTGAAAATGTATGtagcagaagaagacgggATGCATGTCTTCTATTACAACGCTGGTCTGGAAACAGGCGGGGCCGTGTTCCGCACTAATCGCGCAGACGCCGTGGCCTCCATTCTGCATATGGTGCAAGATAATGGAGGAGAGATTGAGAAGGTTTCAATCGACGTCATCGGTGCCCGCGCTGGATTGGAAGTCCAGACCTTGAATGATTATTTTCCTGTCTATGCGGGCGCTGATGCGACTGCACACCTCGTCGACTTGAAGGGCGGCCCATGCTATGGGACCCTTGGTGTCGGAGTGGATACAGAACTTGGGTACAAAGACCAGTCAGTTGGCTGTAAAGTCCTGGGCTGTGGGATGCGAGTCGGGAGGGTCTGTGAGATTTCCGCATTCGGGTCGAAAATTGGGATTGATTGGGGAAAGCTCTTTTGA